A genomic window from Engraulis encrasicolus isolate BLACKSEA-1 chromosome 14, IST_EnEncr_1.0, whole genome shotgun sequence includes:
- the LOC134463172 gene encoding uncharacterized protein LOC134463172 isoform X2 gives MANSIPAYGFVVSTHVYPQQGQVQQNRTQTGSAPAVTSRLGMFFQRNPSALGTVEIMIGIVIFLVGIVKVIYPEEIMTFSGITFWGAIIFITAGSLTVKANEDLDLCLVKASLGMNIISTIAAGAAITLNSIEMILVTPPGYIYDYPCPMIDSSYCDTYPFIDRFDKLLSMLYGIDGVMMVLLLLEVIVSICVSAFACQTTCCNTTTESPAATVANSIDLNSNRGQLMANSIPAYGFVVSTHVYPQQGQVQQNGTQTGSAPANSVTSRLGMFFQRNPSALGTVEIMIGIVIFLFGIVNVIYPGGIVTFSGITFWGAIIYITAGSLTVKANEDLNLCLVKASLGMNIISTIAAGAAIILHSLSITDDYDIYDYNDDYDSWCQENNACSGHPFIQRYNKLLSMLYGIDGVMMVLLLLEFIVSICVSAFACQTTCCDTATEVAYVNNAVPLTILNPHLPTAPLNNSEVTAGKSSVYYSQPEDLSPTYVELGEQV, from the exons ATGGCCAACTCCATCCCTGCCTATGGCTTTGTGGTGTCCACACATGTTTACCCACAACAAGGACAAGTCCAACAAAATAGAACCCAAACTGGTTCAGCACCTGCAGTCACCTCTCGGCTTGGAATGTTTTTCCAAAGAAATCCTTCAGCCCTTGGG ACAGTTGAAATAATGATTGGCATTGTTATATTTCTTGTTGGGATTGTGAAAGTTATTTACCCAGAAGAGATCATGACTTTCTCTGGAATCACATTTTGGGGAGCCATCATT TTCATCACAGCTGGCTCTTTAACTGTGAAAGCCAATGAGGATCTTGATTTATGTTTG GTGAAAGCATCTCTAGGAATGAATATTATCAGCACAATAGCTGCAGGAGCTGCTATAACGCTGAACTCTATTGAGATGATCTTGGTTACTCCTCCAGGGTACATTTATGATTACCCTTGTCCTATGATTGATTCCAGTTACTGTGATACCTATCCTTTCATAGACCGATTTGACAAGTTACTG AGCATGTTATATGGTATTGATGGAGTTATGATGGTGTTGCTTTTATTGGAGGTCATTGTGTCTATTTGTGTATCTGCGTTTGCCTGCCAAACCACCTGTTGCAATACTACCACTGAG TCTCCAGCAGCAACCGTGGCCAACTCTATAGATCTCAACAGCAACCGTGGTCAACTCATGGCCAACTCCATCCCTGCCTATGGCTTTGTGGTGTCCACACATGTTTACCCACAACAAGGACAAGTCCAACAAAATGGAACCCAAACTGGTTCAGCACCTGCCAACTCAGTCACCTCTCGGCTTGGAATGTTTTTCCAAAGAAATCCTTCAGCCCTTGGG ACAGTTGAAATAATGATTGGCATTGTTATATTTCTTTTTGGGATTGTGAACGTTATTTACCCAGGAGGTATTGTGACTTTCTCTGGAATCACGTTTTGGGGAGCCATCATT TACATCACAGCTGGTTCTTTAACTGTGAAAGCGAATGAGGATCTTAATTTATGTTTG GTGAAAGCATCTCTGGGAATGAATATTATCAGCACAATAGCTGCAGGAGCTGCTATAATCTTGCACAGTTTGAGTATTACAGATGATTATGACATTTATGATTACAATGATGATTATGATTCCTGGTGTCAAGAGAACAACGCCTGTTCGGGTCATCCTTTCATCCAGCGGTACAACAAGTTACTG AGCATGTTATATGGTATTGATGGAGTTATGATGGTGTTGCTTTTATTGGAGTTCATTGTGTCCATTTGTGTATCTGCGTTTGCTTGCCAAACCACCTGTTGCGATACTGCCACTGAG GTGGCATATGTCAATAATGCAGTGCCCTTAACTATTCTGAACCCTCACCTGCCTACAGCTCCTCTGAACAACTCTGAG GTGACAGCTGGCAAATCCAGTGTGTACTACAGTCAACCTGAGGATCTGTCCCCAACATACGTTGAACTGGGAGAACAAGTGTGA
- the LOC134463172 gene encoding uncharacterized protein LOC134463172 isoform X1 produces MPWLTQSPAATVPNSIDLNSNRGQLMANSIPAYGFVVSTHVYPQQGQVQQNRTQTGSAPAVTSRLGMFFQRNPSALGTVEIMIGIVIFLVGIVKVIYPEEIMTFSGITFWGAIIFITAGSLTVKANEDLDLCLVKASLGMNIISTIAAGAAITLNSIEMILVTPPGYIYDYPCPMIDSSYCDTYPFIDRFDKLLSMLYGIDGVMMVLLLLEVIVSICVSAFACQTTCCNTTTESPAATVANSIDLNSNRGQLMANSIPAYGFVVSTHVYPQQGQVQQNGTQTGSAPANSVTSRLGMFFQRNPSALGTVEIMIGIVIFLFGIVNVIYPGGIVTFSGITFWGAIIYITAGSLTVKANEDLNLCLVKASLGMNIISTIAAGAAIILHSLSITDDYDIYDYNDDYDSWCQENNACSGHPFIQRYNKLLSMLYGIDGVMMVLLLLEFIVSICVSAFACQTTCCDTATEVAYVNNAVPLTILNPHLPTAPLNNSEVTAGKSSVYYSQPEDLSPTYVELGEQV; encoded by the exons ATGCCTTGGCTTACACAGTCTCCAGCAGCAACCGTGCCCAACTCTATAGATCTCAACAGCAACCGTGGTCAACTCATGGCCAACTCCATCCCTGCCTATGGCTTTGTGGTGTCCACACATGTTTACCCACAACAAGGACAAGTCCAACAAAATAGAACCCAAACTGGTTCAGCACCTGCAGTCACCTCTCGGCTTGGAATGTTTTTCCAAAGAAATCCTTCAGCCCTTGGG ACAGTTGAAATAATGATTGGCATTGTTATATTTCTTGTTGGGATTGTGAAAGTTATTTACCCAGAAGAGATCATGACTTTCTCTGGAATCACATTTTGGGGAGCCATCATT TTCATCACAGCTGGCTCTTTAACTGTGAAAGCCAATGAGGATCTTGATTTATGTTTG GTGAAAGCATCTCTAGGAATGAATATTATCAGCACAATAGCTGCAGGAGCTGCTATAACGCTGAACTCTATTGAGATGATCTTGGTTACTCCTCCAGGGTACATTTATGATTACCCTTGTCCTATGATTGATTCCAGTTACTGTGATACCTATCCTTTCATAGACCGATTTGACAAGTTACTG AGCATGTTATATGGTATTGATGGAGTTATGATGGTGTTGCTTTTATTGGAGGTCATTGTGTCTATTTGTGTATCTGCGTTTGCCTGCCAAACCACCTGTTGCAATACTACCACTGAG TCTCCAGCAGCAACCGTGGCCAACTCTATAGATCTCAACAGCAACCGTGGTCAACTCATGGCCAACTCCATCCCTGCCTATGGCTTTGTGGTGTCCACACATGTTTACCCACAACAAGGACAAGTCCAACAAAATGGAACCCAAACTGGTTCAGCACCTGCCAACTCAGTCACCTCTCGGCTTGGAATGTTTTTCCAAAGAAATCCTTCAGCCCTTGGG ACAGTTGAAATAATGATTGGCATTGTTATATTTCTTTTTGGGATTGTGAACGTTATTTACCCAGGAGGTATTGTGACTTTCTCTGGAATCACGTTTTGGGGAGCCATCATT TACATCACAGCTGGTTCTTTAACTGTGAAAGCGAATGAGGATCTTAATTTATGTTTG GTGAAAGCATCTCTGGGAATGAATATTATCAGCACAATAGCTGCAGGAGCTGCTATAATCTTGCACAGTTTGAGTATTACAGATGATTATGACATTTATGATTACAATGATGATTATGATTCCTGGTGTCAAGAGAACAACGCCTGTTCGGGTCATCCTTTCATCCAGCGGTACAACAAGTTACTG AGCATGTTATATGGTATTGATGGAGTTATGATGGTGTTGCTTTTATTGGAGTTCATTGTGTCCATTTGTGTATCTGCGTTTGCTTGCCAAACCACCTGTTGCGATACTGCCACTGAG GTGGCATATGTCAATAATGCAGTGCCCTTAACTATTCTGAACCCTCACCTGCCTACAGCTCCTCTGAACAACTCTGAG GTGACAGCTGGCAAATCCAGTGTGTACTACAGTCAACCTGAGGATCTGTCCCCAACATACGTTGAACTGGGAGAACAAGTGTGA
- the csrp1b gene encoding cysteine and glycine-rich protein 1b produces the protein MPLGGGNKCGCCKKAVYFAEEMQCEGQSFHKSCFLCMACKKNLDSTTVAVHEDEIYCKSCYGKKYGPKGYGFGGGAGTLSMDTGSHLGIKPEGTSNRPTSTNPNAAKFAPKGSDMCPRCGKAVYAAEKVVGGGNSWHKSCFRCAKCGKGLESTTLADKDGEIYCKACYAKNFGPKGFGFGQGAGALAHA, from the exons ATGCCTCTCGGAGGGGGAAACAAATGTGGCTGCTGCAAGAAGGCGGTGTACTTTGCTGAGGAGATGCAGTGTGAGGGACAGAGCTTCCACAAGTCCTGCTTTCTGTGCA TGGCCTGTAAGAAGAACCTGGACAGCACTACAGTAGCCGTCCATGAGGACGAGATCTACTGCAAGTCCTGCTACGGCAAGAAGTATGGGCCAAAAGGCTACGGGTTCGGTGGAGGAGCAGGGACGCTAAGCATGGACACCGGTTCACACCTGGGCATCAAACCAGAAGG GACCTCCAACCGTCCCACGAGCACCAACCCCAACGCCGCCAAGTTTGCCCCGAAGGGCTCGGACATGTGTCCTCGCTGTGGGAAGGCCGTGTACGCAGCAGAGAAGGTCGTGGGTGGAGGAAAC TCCTGGCACAAGAGCTGTTTCAGATGTGCCAAATGTGGCAAGGGGTTAGAGTCCACAACCCTGGCGGACAAAGATGGAGAAATCTACTGCAAAG CGTGCTACGCCAAGAATTTTGG